The following nucleotide sequence is from Cyclobacteriaceae bacterium.
ATGATTCATCCACCATCACACCCATCTGATGTGTTACTTCAGAAAGCACAGTTGGTTCGAAATAGTATCCTTTGCCATCCATTCTTTTTCCTCCTGTATGCAAGGTTGCGCCATATTTAACAGCTTCTTCCACCTGTTCTTCCATAAGATTCATCTGACTTTTCCGTGTCAGGGGTCCGATGTAGACGCCTGCCTCGGTAGGTGACCCGGTTTTAAATCCTTTTACTTCTTTTACAAACTCTTCAACATACTGGTCGTAGATCTTTTCATGAACATAAATTCGCTCCACAGCGCAACAGCTCTGTCCATTATTATAGAACGCACCATCCGCAGTGCCTGCCGCGACTGATTTGATATCGATCACATCATCTGCAACATACAACGGATCCTTTCCACCCAACTCACATTGACAAGGCACCATCTTGTGAGCGACCTTTTCATAAATGTGTTTTCCTGTTTTATAAGAACCAGTAAAGAAATATCCATCAAGAGGCATTTCCAGCATACACTCCCCGGCATCTTTACCTCCAAGCGCGATGGCAAAAATGTCATCCGGAACTCCCGCAAGTTTTAACAATCTTTCTATTTCAAGTCCTGTAAGGGTTGAATACTCAGATGGCTTGTAGAGTACAGCATTACCGGCAAGCAAGGCAGGTACAAACACATTCGTACCAACGAGATAAGGATAATTCCAGGCAGAAATGTTTCCAACAACACCCAGAGGTTCATAGGAGATTTTTTCAGTCATAGATGCATCACTGCTCATCACTTCATCCGATAAGTATTGCAAAGCATGATCAGCAAGCCACTGAATGCGGCTACGTGCCCCGTTTACTTCGTTGCGTGACTGTTGCAATGGCTTGCCAACTTCAGAAGTAAGGATACCTGCAAGTTTTTCAATATCCTGTTCCAGTAGCTTCTCAAACTTTCTGATAACTTCAATCCTTTCATTCAATGATTTCCTTGCCCAGGATGGCTGGGCTGCCTTAAGATGCTGAAGCTTTTTATCCAGTGTTTCCCTTGTATCTTCTTTGACATCCTGAATTATCTCTTCAGTGGCCGGATTGATAATTTTCATGATTTGAATTAAATGCTTTTAATAAATGAGTCTCTGATATTTTTTGAAAAGGTACTGTTGGGATCCAGCATTCGCTCAGGATGCCACTGGACCAATAGTAAAAATGAATTTGAGTTTTTGTA
It contains:
- a CDS encoding aldehyde dehydrogenase family protein, translated to MKIINPATEEIIQDVKEDTRETLDKKLQHLKAAQPSWARKSLNERIEVIRKFEKLLEQDIEKLAGILTSEVGKPLQQSRNEVNGARSRIQWLADHALQYLSDEVMSSDASMTEKISYEPLGVVGNISAWNYPYLVGTNVFVPALLAGNAVLYKPSEYSTLTGLEIERLLKLAGVPDDIFAIALGGKDAGECMLEMPLDGYFFTGSYKTGKHIYEKVAHKMVPCQCELGGKDPLYVADDVIDIKSVAAGTADGAFYNNGQSCCAVERIYVHEKIYDQYVEEFVKEVKGFKTGSPTEAGVYIGPLTRKSQMNLMEEQVEEAVKYGATLHTGGKRMDGKGYYFEPTVLSEVTHQMGVMVDESFGPIIGIMKVKDDAQAIEMMSDTEYGLTAAVYTKEKDRAESILKAVDSGTGYWNCCDRVSAALPWSGRKHSGFGATLSHSGLRAFTKPKAFHLRSK